The stretch of DNA TTGATTTGTAATCGTATTGAGGGAGAATAGCTGCTGATTTGGCCCTATCTTTGGCAATTCCACAAATTTGGGCATATTTGGATTCATCAACACTGCTGTTGATTGCGGGGATATTGTTGCAGTTGATGTTTGCAGCTGAGCCGTTGCTTGTTGCACCTTTCGCACATTCTTCAATCCCTGCTGCACTTCAGGTTGTTGGATCACAGATGCCGTTGTTGTCAGCTGCACACTCTGTGGCTGCTGACTCGACTGGGATGAAAAGATTGTATTTTGCGTCACAACGGGGGATGTTTGCTGCAGAATTTGCCCCTGAGCCGTGCTAAACAGTGCACTACTCAACTGCTGTGAACCACCACTTGCAATCGTTGTAGCTGCTGATGTTGGTGTTTGCGGTATAAAATGCGCCGTACTGGCTTGAGCTGCTGCCGCGGGGATGACAATACTCTTCCCCTGATGCGTGGTGACAATACTCTGTTGCGTTGGGAGAGATTTCTGTGGTGCAATGATGTTATTTGTGAATATCTTGGGTTGATTTTGCACAGGCGTTGATTGTTGCTGTTGAGCCAGAacttgctgctgctgctgctgctgcggtTGCTGCTTCTCCACATTTGGGGGTTCCGTAATGAGTGTCACATTCCCCAGAGCACCACTGAGAATGGTTTGAAGGATAACTTGTGATTGAGCATCTTGCGGAGCATTTGCATCATGCCGCAGGAACAAACGTCCATCCTCGGCGAGTGATAAACTCAATGCACCCGTGAGTTGTGGCATGAGGGGATGCGGTGCAATTTGCGGCTGAAGATTGTTTGGTAGATTAATTTGGACGTTCGGTTGAACAATATTCGGTTGCAAATTCACCACATTTGGCGCAGCAACAGACTGAATGGGCGCAGCAGTGGCAATTTGATGTTGCAGTATCTGTGGTTGATGCACAACATTCGTTCCTGCACCGGAGCTGGCTGTTGTCACAATATTAGGCAAACCAACAACTTGCTGACTTGCACTTACAATAATTTGCTGTTGGGGTGCAACAGAAGTCATTTGTTGCAGTTGCCCCTTCGTTGTATCCATTATTGGGgttatttgaatttgattaTCAATTACATTCTTTGCCGACATTGGGGCTGCTTTTGTCCCATCCACTTGAGATATTTGTATATTCCCAATTTGTCCTGGTACCACACCAACGAGATTCTTCACGGCTTTCTCCAATTTCTTGCTATTcttctttgagcttttcttcttattcGAACCACCACCGCCAGTTCCTCCTGGTGGTGTTGTGGAGCTTGTTGTGGACGTGGGTGTTGTTGGTGTCGCTATTGTCACGACAGTTGATGTATTGGCGGTACTTGCAGTTGTTGATGGAACTGCTGAGGCTgtggttgttgttgttggtgtCACAACACCCATCAATTGATTCTGAATCTCATTAATTTGACTCTGAAGTGTGGGTGTAACTGTGCTACTGAGGACTGTATTGACAAATGTTGGTACACACATTGATGTTTGCGGAAGCGTAATACCGACACTTCCGCCAGCATCTGTTGCCATTGATTGCCCCGAAACGATAACGCCACTCTTCTCACCACTATCGGAGGATGGAATGTGTGGAATGGAGATAGTATACGGCTGCCCCAGAGTACCTTCAGTTGAATCAATGGTGATCATAAATGGTGCTCCACTGCCAGGAGTTGAATTCGTCTGGACAGTTTGCACAACGGGATCACTCTTCAATTCCGGCGTCACCTTTGCCACAGCCGTTGTAAccttctgctgctgctgctgcattgTATCACTATTCTCTACACTATTTGGAATTGTAAAACTGAATGGAATGTCTGTGTTTTGTCCTGAAAAGGGTATCGTTATCATTATATCTCCTGCTGTGGATGCAACATTTTGCTCCTGCTGCATTTGCGGTGATGTCTCCTTGATCTCCATCTGAGGATCCGCCGTGGTCATTGGCATGTCCATTTCACCATCCATTAAGTCATCATCATCCATAATACCACACAACTTCATTACATTCGCTAAATCCAACTTCCCCGTACTCATTATAGCTCCGCCAGTGTCTGAATTCGATGAACTTTGTTtctttttggactttttcgCCTTCTTGGGCTTACTCGTGGACACTGAGGTGGCTTTCCCGGATGCACTGTCGTGCTTCCCCCCACCCGATGAGCCCTCATTCTTGCTGTCAATCTTCTCAACTTGCTGCATCTTCCCGTGTGCAGTGTGTTTGACGGGAGTTGGTGGATTCCTCACTGGTTCCGGGGTGACAGATTGCAAGATTGTTGGATGCTGTGGCGACATTATTGGCGATATGGGGATCGGTGGTATTTGCTGCTGTGCCAATTGCTGTGCCTGCGACACTGTGATGGTATTCTGGTGTTGTGCCGTAAATTGCATTTGGGCTGAAACAACCAAATCACCTCCGTGTGATTGCTGCGGTGGTGGAGGTGATTGGAAAGCAGCCATATTCTGCGATGCCGCTGCTGCAGCTGCAATTTGCGACAAATTCGTACTGCTGATCTGATTCAAACTTATATTCTGATTGAGCTGATTGAAACCGGTAAGACTCTGCTGAAACTGCGACGGCAGTTGCGAGATGAACTGCCCATTGAGCCCATTGGGCATTTGGATGTGCGTGAGATTTCCATTTAGTTGCAAATTCTGTATTTGCGCCACACTCTGCCCAATCAGGTGTTGATTGATGGCTGCTGCAATTTGCTGCGGTTGCCGCTGTGCCTGTAGCCCACCGAGTTGTGTGAGTGGTGTGCCGGTGTTTGTTTTGATACCCTGCAAATTCTGCTGAATGAGATTCGCCTGGGATGACACAATGAATGTCGGCGTGGCTGCTGCCAGCTGCATCGATCCATTGGCATTCACAATTCGCAGCAATTGCTGGGGCTGCGGGGGCGGAAGCTGTGGCCGGGTGTTGTGAATCACCAAGCCGGGTGCAGTTATCTGCGGTGCCGACGGACGCAGGATAAACTGAACACCTTGTGGGGTGTTCTGTTGCACAATCACTGGCATCTGATTCACCAGCAGGGGCTGCGTATTGAGACCCCCAGTTGGGAGAATGATATTCCCCTGGGTGGCATTGGCGGTGGCTGTTGTTTGTGCAGCTGCCGAGATCACTTGATGCGGTGGGGCAGATTGTTGTGCCTGCTGAACAACCTGTGGTGCCTGCGACTGCACAATTTGTGTCTGAAGCTGAGTCTGTTGCTGCTGCGATGGGTTTGGCTGATGATGCCCAATCTGCAGCGTCCCCTTTGCCACAGTCGTTGTATTCTTCCCACCTGGAGTCACCTGAAGGACCGTAGTCGTGGGCTTTGGCAGGATTTGCTGTGGTGCCTTGTTATTCTTTATCTGTTGCTGCTGATGACCCACAAATTGGCCCGGTTGCTGCGTATGCTGCGGAGCAATGGCCTGTGCCGACGAAATGATGTGAGCCTGTCGCTGTGGCGCAATTATCTGTGGTCCTTGGATTATCTGCAGCAACTGATTGCCGCTACTCATCACCGGAATCTGCCCAATGGAGATAAGGCATTGATTAGGCGACGCATTTCGGTAGGTAGTGATTGTTTGAGCATGCAAAAGATACTATATTGAGGGGTGGATGAACTTTGAAGGGAATTTCTGCCAAAAACTATAATAACCAGACCACACTGCCCTTGAAACACATCGCCAAGCACATGGGACTGGCCCTTTTACGAGCTATCCTCAATGCCATAAGGTGCTATTGACCTCATTCCCGCCCTATGCAACCCAACACGACCCTCGAGCATCAATATCAATCAGCATTTTGCAACATATTCGATTAGGCTATCGAACTTCAAATCAGTTTAAGGACTCTCTCAGGAGGCTTCAGATATAAATTCAGGGCTTTTAGGTAATTTCATTCATGCGATACATAATGATATGATAAATGATGTGTTAACTGTCGATAAATCCAACAGTAATTCTGTaagcattgatttttttgttttcgatttttacaattaaagTCCAATAAAAACGGataaataattgcaatttaacgtaaaaacatttttaatatctttacGCAaatcttagtttttttttcttaaacttatTTTCAATCTGTTTGTCAGTCAATTGagcaaataaacattttaatttgtcattaaaacttttttttatacagaatGTGTGgcaaattctcattaaaattatactatttacaatttttcataaaatatttgaggttagggaagaaaattaaattaaatttttgaaagttatCCCACTTTACACCGCACCTTCCcctaaaaaatagtttgaaacataaaaaaccGCCACCTATGATTTTTCTGatagtttgacatttcttttgttttttttttctccgaaGAAGCCGCCAATGtttatttcttagaaaatcaattttatctcaagAATTGCAAAGTAAGTGGGTAAAATATAGTGAAAATCTTCAGAATACATAGTTATCTAGCTTCCAAGaaaggaaaatagaaaaatttgattCTTCAGAGCCGAAATAAAGATGCTTTCTATTTCATGAACTTCCGGAAAAGTCTGACGTCATTCTTCTAATAAAATCAGTGAGCCTTCCAAGGACAAGAGGACTTTATTCAAATCAAGGTAAAGATTGCAATATATTCTTTGAATATTCTTATCTCTGTGTGTGAGTGAGTGTGTGGAATGAAATCAATatcttttgcacaaaattgagTTTACATAAGGGGGTATTGAGTTTTGtggtttaaataaatatattggGGTTGGGCagtttttggcttttttatgttttttttttttgattcacTGCTAAATAATGTTTTAAGCTAAATTACCTGCTGAATAATTGGCTGTGGTGTGGGCGGCCGTAGTGTTGTATTTAACGTTGGACTGGCAATGGGACTTGGGCTAGTAATGGGACTATTAGTCAACGACATGGCTTTTTTGGATGCCTTTGGGCTGCTGGCCGTTGCAGACATTCCATGGCCATGGCCGCCATGGGGTTGAGCTGTtttctttccaattttctgtaaaattaacaaatttgcATATTAATTTCTAACAATGGGtttattgtaaagaaaaaatggagTGGATGGGGGAGGAAGGTGGTATATTATACCTTATTTAGAGCGATATTGTTGGAACCCACGAGGGTTGTATTGAGTTCGGTGCCAGTGTTCGTGATAAACGTACTCGCCCCCGCCGGTGATTGCGTGGGACTCGGCCTAAAGAGAACAGTACCGGCATTTGGGCTATTTGCCACCTGATGGAAGGATGGCCGGCGTGTGGGGATCGTTGTCTTGTGATCTGACTCTTGAGTCACCACCGTATTGTTGGTCACCAGCAGAACATCCTGACCAAACGGTGACTGCGAGGGAGACGGCTGCAGTCGCGGACTGGCCGGAATCGATGGTGACGGACTAGGTGCAATAAATGAACCAGGCGGAGAGAGAATTCctagaaggaaaaataaataaattcatttcaaaggTATAAATTGATTCTCAGATAATTATGGGCAATTCTCAAAATTATGTTTCAACTTTTACGAATACACTACATAGATACATATATGTGCACTACACGTAACActttatatgtaggtatatatattgCATGAACATCGGGAGAAGGgcgaatgcaataaaatattattctcgAATTATTCTTCAAGTTCAAAAGCTATTATTTACCGATTAGCATTCAAGAGCCCAAGAGCAGTCAATTATATTTGCCAGACTATATGAGACTCTCCCGGAATGAGTCCTCCTTTGCGAGACGTTCGttcgttttttta from Lutzomyia longipalpis isolate SR_M1_2022 chromosome 1, ASM2433408v1 encodes:
- the LOC129786754 gene encoding mucin-2 isoform X4 → MNRRQSLDKTGILSPPGSFIAPSPSPSIPASPRLQPSPSQSPFGQDVLLVTNNTVVTQESDHKTTIPTRRPSFHQVANSPNAGTVLFRPSPTQSPAGASTFITNTGTELNTTLVGSNNIALNKKIGKKTAQPHGGHGHGMSATASSPKASKKAMSLTNSPITSPSPIASPTLNTTLRPPTPQPIIQQIPVMSSGNQLLQIIQGPQIIAPQRQAHIISSAQAIAPQHTQQPGQFVGHQQQQIKNNKAPQQILPKPTTTVLQVTPGGKNTTTVAKGTLQIGHHQPNPSQQQQTQLQTQIVQSQAPQVVQQAQQSAPPHQVISAAAQTTATANATQGNIILPTGGLNTQPLLVNQMPVIVQQNTPQGVQFILRPSAPQITAPGLVIHNTRPQLPPPQPQQLLRIVNANGSMQLAAATPTFIVSSQANLIQQNLQGIKTNTGTPLTQLGGLQAQRQPQQIAAAINQHLIGQSVAQIQNLQLNGNLTHIQMPNGLNGQFISQLPSQFQQSLTGFNQLNQNISLNQISSTNLSQIAAAAAASQNMAAFQSPPPPQQSHGGDLVVSAQMQFTAQHQNTITVSQAQQLAQQQIPPIPISPIMSPQHPTILQSVTPEPVRNPPTPVKHTAHGKMQQVEKIDSKNEGSSGGGKHDSASGKATSVSTSKPKKAKKSKKKQSSSNSDTGGAIMSTGKLDLANVMKLCGIMDDDDLMDGEMDMPMTTADPQMEIKETSPQMQQEQNVASTAGDIMITIPFSGQNTDIPFSFTIPNSVENSDTMQQQQQKVTTAVAKVTPELKSDPVVQTVQTNSTPGSGAPFMITIDSTEGTLGQPYTISIPHIPSSDSGEKSGVIVSGQSMATDAGGSVGITLPQTSMCVPTFVNTVLSSTVTPTLQSQINEIQNQLMGVVTPTTTTTASAVPSTTASTANTSTVVTIATPTTPTSTTSSTTPPGGTGGGGSNKKKSSKKNSKKLEKAVKNLVGVVPGQIGNIQISQVDGTKAAPMSAKNVIDNQIQITPIMDTTKGQLQQMTSVAPQQQIIVSASQQVVGLPNIVTTASSGAGTNVVHQPQILQHQIATAAPIQSVAAPNVVNLQPNIVQPNVQINLPNNLQPQIAPHPLMPQLTGALSLSLAEDGRLFLRHDANAPQDAQSQVILQTILSGALGNVTLITEPPNVEKQQPQQQQQQQVLAQQQQSTPVQNQPKIFTNNIIAPQKSLPTQQSIVTTHQGKSIVIPAAAAQASTAHFIPQTPTSAATTIASGGSQQLSSALFSTAQGQILQQTSPVVTQNTIFSSQSSQQPQSVQLTTTASVIQQPEVQQGLKNVRKVQQATAQLQTSTATISPQSTAVLMNPNMPKFVELPKIGPNQQLFSLNTITNQITQINPGLTTASLGPMERLLIVPAGINAQQLAQCLLQGQIHFNNIGQVNQAQDRIESTQQSQMNSQKLPTVAGPQVSSSTLQITTTAATSVSNHQSAVQQQQLSQLPKDPPKVTAAAVKVSENKVKKAAKVKKLKPVSEAKVIKMTQPTKNVVMMENRTLQKCNHFNDSSTKAQGRALVHPCTVSSAVATSNALSTSLGNVQLNTTVVCSTPTTSSVHVPNTAIVRPSIISNNARHQASSTNAHSHPILSPAINQAQPQQQPQVVQPMITSPSPDHHTHHQQPLIQPKVHSQPANAANSKNHATGSTGGSLPPLVSVNTTLPRVQTIQLTPQKQQMLKDVQMKIQTLSGKLQNKTLLSTLTIPMDYDATSSVYNQPLPTLTNLHAMTDADIHAALQRLFLEQQKILATGKIIPTIPTSHSFPTMAPAAVPTTQLQVAVALPKQSATPGGGFLPSPIEITPPMAIKQEIHPSPAVAVTAATASTASPTILLTNAKILPGNSSHQLLAPNVNAESISAPQMSPKMKIPRQCLFERQLAVDQEGCTNPDAKTPFHSKEDAIKRLIRYHCTYGDGENEEEVQSEMEAFEKTANQFQDQFNGMINKYQLLLMKESTHHVQTSELMMIDRLLVSDIQKEILNIQMNISNDLNVSAKVQESSSEAGEIVPPSHVKSEVKCEVKKEDVIVESKSVSDVSSTAGAAAGDVTTSAQNRPPSRATTAVAAAAAAASDVKHVSVVHYGTANSGSSGTNQLSAKNPSSDTKKEMEQFDIESEITPSFIMKKCESAPTKNQDLVEDGYQFGLDYYQQQQQQQQQDVAIKDAEPPDEDSKPEPYDEWLCIQKELGYISESNKRNEMKLSEISMGTSPNSSPLDHSKSVEKQLSEIFDHHSPKSVEHQLNDLFNPPSTSAKSNTESIVTSNSPLSEFFNTDSIVGNAGDKSVETRLEAMFGEAPEDDKADLVETRLEALFQGATQDSTTSYTAINPHTANNLHPGMLQSNMNKRQWNNGDILMSPASGNDSGESTCFPKRSFMGTAADNFVDSTTHMGNNNRWMSDYSNTPTMDHHPHSLDHQQPSSQQYDFMGDTMDCVLGETNQHHHTGEDGTTEINKRLWNGDLLAAHADVVPSKKMCFINKDMLDRDFMDMGGTPTQHQVSEMSMQHHHQMNHTGCGSMNTMTMGSAGGAGGAVVASQNNSISISMSTSSNFDEDISRQVQNAIDSILNLQSSEADSFHFSLDQMGSFLSDTALTPIIPTLQQQQQQPTTSQTSAVTRPPSVAKRKQLPATHFNHHTHQNQMQQHLEELSDCLMHGGSAESSGHHIIIDSSPSGSSSSSSTTASILLCNIIR
- the LOC129786754 gene encoding mucin-2 isoform X2, which translates into the protein MLIGILSPPGSFIAPSPSPSIPASPRLQPSPSQSPFGQDVLLVTNNTVVTQESDHKTTIPTRRPSFHQVANSPNAGTVLFRPSPTQSPAGASTFITNTGTELNTTLVGSNNIALNKKIGKKTAQPHGGHGHGMSATASSPKASKKAMSLTNSPITSPSPIASPTLNTTLRPPTPQPIIQQIPVMSSGNQLLQIIQGPQIIAPQRQAHIISSAQAIAPQHTQQPGQFVGHQQQQIKNNKAPQQILPKPTTTVLQVTPGGKNTTTVAKGTLQIGHHQPNPSQQQQTQLQTQIVQSQAPQVVQQAQQSAPPHQVISAAAQTTATANATQGNIILPTGGLNTQPLLVNQMPVIVQQNTPQGVQFILRPSAPQITAPGLVIHNTRPQLPPPQPQQLLRIVNANGSMQLAAATPTFIVSSQANLIQQNLQGIKTNTGTPLTQLGGLQAQRQPQQIAAAINQHLIGQSVAQIQNLQLNGNLTHIQMPNGLNGQFISQLPSQFQQSLTGFNQLNQNISLNQISSTNLSQIAAAAAASQNMAAFQSPPPPQQSHGGDLVVSAQMQFTAQHQNTITVSQAQQLAQQQIPPIPISPIMSPQHPTILQSVTPEPVRNPPTPVKHTAHGKMQQVEKIDSKNEGSSGGGKHDSASGKATSVSTSKPKKAKKSKKKQSSSNSDTGGAIMSTGKLDLANVMKLCGIMDDDDLMDGEMDMPMTTADPQMEIKETSPQMQQEQNVASTAGDIMITIPFSGQNTDIPFSFTIPNSVENSDTMQQQQQKVTTAVAKVTPELKSDPVVQTVQTNSTPGSGAPFMITIDSTEGTLGQPYTISIPHIPSSDSGEKSGVIVSGQSMATDAGGSVGITLPQTSMCVPTFVNTVLSSTVTPTLQSQINEIQNQLMGVVTPTTTTTASAVPSTTASTANTSTVVTIATPTTPTSTTSSTTPPGGTGGGGSNKKKSSKKNSKKLEKAVKNLVGVVPGQIGNIQISQVDGTKAAPMSAKNVIDNQIQITPIMDTTKGQLQQMTSVAPQQQIIVSASQQVVGLPNIVTTASSGAGTNVVHQPQILQHQIATAAPIQSVAAPNVVNLQPNIVQPNVQINLPNNLQPQIAPHPLMPQLTGALSLSLAEDGRLFLRHDANAPQDAQSQVILQTILSGALGNVTLITEPPNVEKQQPQQQQQQQVLAQQQQSTPVQNQPKIFTNNIIAPQKSLPTQQSIVTTHQGKSIVIPAAAAQASTAHFIPQTPTSAATTIASGGSQQLSSALFSTAQGQILQQTSPVVTQNTIFSSQSSQQPQSVQLTTTASVIQQPEVQQGLKNVRKVQQATAQLQTSTATISPQSTAVLMNPNMPKFVELPKIGPNQQLFSLNTITNQITQINPGLTTASLGPMERLLIVPAGINAQQLAQCLLQGQIHFNNIGQVNQAQDRIESTQQSQMNSQKLPTVAGPQVSSSTLQITTTAATSVSNHQSAVQQQQLSQLPKDPPKVTAAAVKVSENKVKKAAKVKKLKPVSEAKVIKMTQPTKNVVMMENRTLQKCNHFNDSSTKAQGRALVHPCTVSSAVATSNALSTSLGNVQLNTTVVCSTPTTSSVHVPNTAIVRPSIISNNARHQASSTNAHSHPILSPAINQAQPQQQPQVVQPMITSPSPDHHTHHQQPLIQPKVHSQPANAANSKNHATGSTGGSLPPLVSVNTTLPRVQTIQLTPQKQQMLKDVQMKIQTLSGKLQNKTLLSTLTIPMDYDATSSVYNQPLPTLTNLHAMTDADIHAALQRLFLEQQKILATGKIIPTIPTSHSFPTMAPAAVPTTQLQVAVALPKQSATPGGGFLPSPIEITPPMAIKQEIHPSPAVAVTAATASTASPTILLTNAKILPGNSSHQLLAPNVNAESISAPQMSPKMKIPRQCLFERQLAVDQEGCTNPDAKTPFHSKEDAIKRLIRYHCTYGDGENEEEVQSEMEAFEKTANQFQDQFNGMINKYQLLLMKESTHHVQTSELMMIDRLLVSDIQKEILNIQMNISNDLNVSAKVQESSSEAGEIVPPSHVKSEVKCEVKKEDVIVESKSVSDVSSTAGAAAGDVTTSAQNRPPSRATTAVAAAAAAASDVKHVSVVHYGTANSGSSGTNQLSAKNPSSDTKKEMEQFDIESEITPSFIMKKCESAPTKNQDLVEDGYQFGLDYYQQQQQQQQQDVAIKDAEPPDEDSKPEPYDEWLCIQKELGYISESNKRNEMKLSEISMGTSPNSSPLDHSKSVEKQLSEIFDHHSPKSVEHQLNDLFNPPSTSAKSNTESIVTSNSPLSEFFNTDSIVGNAGDKSVETRLEAMFGEAPEDDKADLVETRLEALFQGATQDSTTSYTAINPHTANNLHPGMLQSNMNKRQWNNGDILMSPASGNDSGESTCFPKRSFMGTAADNFVDSTTHMGNNNRWMSDYSNTPTMDHHPHSLDHQQPSSQQYDFMGDTMDCVLGETNQHHHTGEDGTTEINKRLWNGDLLAAHADVVPSKKMCFINKDMLDRDFMDMGGTPTQHQVSEMSMQHHHQMNHTGCGSMNTMTMGSAGGAGGAVVASQNNSISISMSTSSNFDEDISRQVQNAIDSILNLQSSEADSFHFSLDQMGSFLSDTALTPIIPTLQQQQQQPTTSQTSAVTRPPSVAKRKQLPATHFNHHTHQNQMQQHLEELSDCLMHGGSAESSGHHIIIDSSPSGSSSSSSTTAVSDFNSVTPSHDSAGLDDTVKSIITS